One genomic segment of Stigmatopora argus isolate UIUO_Sarg chromosome 3, RoL_Sarg_1.0, whole genome shotgun sequence includes these proteins:
- the kiaa0513 gene encoding uncharacterized protein KIAA0513 homolog isoform X4 — translation MDNLIDLNMSSGVTTLNIASDNVQGHSDFLCPEYSSSRFSQQPLLPAPMAPTKTSSHHHHEEEEESDATESADSENDMDPPSTVWELRRSSSSSVHSSENTDAETLERRKFMKTYVEKVFHGRQDLDQEEKAHFGELCIGKNGKGREWFAKYVNAQRCHSKCVSEATFYRLVQSFAVVLFECHQMDDYSPAKNLMTMCFTFYYIGKSWPSPLVLLEQGSGSPAGLDSYLIKANSWISVKKDAAERLLKNSSKTDVKGFFGGLESKLRSSIAPKTEDGENQVDTKTRSPVSAVPEEKVGEKVYLYTHLKQQPIWHTLRFWNAAFFDAVHCEREKRSPTTRGTQDGEKDKRNASPGQPYGGHRRL, via the exons ATGGACAACCTCATAGACCTCAATATGTCATCTGGGGTGACAACTCTAAATATCGCAAGTGACAACGTTCAGGGTCATTCAGACTTTTTGTGCCCAGAGTATTCCTCTTCCAGATTTTCTCAGCAACCCCTACTGCCGGCACCCATGGCACCAACCAAGACAAGCTCCCATCACCATcatgaagaagaagaggaaagcGATGCAACCGAGTCAGCAGACAGTGAGAATGACATGGACCCACCTTCAACTGTGTGGGAACTGAGAAGATCTTCATCCTCATCTGTTCATAGCAGTGAGAACACTGATGCCGAAACCTTAGAGAGAAGAAAGTTCATGAAAACATATGTGGAGAAAGTCTTTCATGGAAG ACAGGACCTAGACCAAGAAGAGAAAGCTCATTTTGGAGAACTATGCATTGGCAAAAATGGCAAAGGCAGGGAATGGTTTGCCAAATACGTCAATGCTCAg CGCTGCCACTCCAAATGTGTGAGTGAAGCTACCTTCTACCGACTAGTGCAGTCATTTGCAGTTGTGCTGTTTGA ATGCCACCAAATGGATGACTACAGCCCAGCAAAAAACCTCATGACTATGTGCTTTACGTTCTACTACATTG GAAAGTCCTGGCCTTCGCCTCTAGTGCTTCTTGAACAAGGTAGCGGTTCTCCAGCTGGTCTGGACTCATATTTAATCAAGGCCAATTCTTGGATCTCAGTTAAGAAGGACGCTGCTGAGCGGCTCCTTAAAAACTCATCGAAGACTGACGTCAAAGGCTTTTTTGGAGGCCTGGAAAGCAAACTGAGAAGCTCAATCGCTCCAAAAACTGA GGATGGTGAAAATCAAGTTGATACAAAAACCAGGTCACCAG TATCAGCAGTTCCAGAGGAGAAAGTAGGAGAAAAGGTGTACCTTTACACCCACCTGAAACAGCAACCCATCTG GCACACGTTGCGATTCTGGAACGCTGCGTTCTTTGATGCAGTTCATTGTGAGAGAGAAAAGAGATCACCAACAACAAG GGGAACTCAAGATGGAGAGAAAGATAAGAG